The genomic stretch TCACAATCAGCACTGCACTGGCCCCGCCGATAGATGCAATGACCGGACAGCCTACGCCCGGGGGACCGTCGGTGAGAATGAGATCAAGGTTTTTTTCTTCCCCGAGTTTTCTGGCTTCCTGGCGTACCAGGGTGACCAGTTTACCTGAATTCTCTTCTGCGATCCCCAGTCTGGCGTGCACCATCGGCCCAAAACGCGTATCTGAAATAAACCACTGGCCACATGTATTCAGCTGGAAGTTGATCGCTTTTTCAGGGCAAAAATACACACAAACACCGCAGCCTTCACATTCAATCGGGTTGACCACATAGTCTTCATCAATGGCATTCCATCGGCATAATTCTCGACACAGATCACACTCGGTACACTTTTCCCTATCAATATCCGCCGTATAACCGGACTGAAAATCAGCCTGTTTTACCACCTCAGGGCTCATAATCAGATGAAGATCTGCCGCATCCACATCGGCATCACACAGAACCTTGTTTTTAGCCAGTGACGCAAAGGCGGCCATCAAACTGGTCTTCCCGGTTCCACCCTTTCCGCTAATCACGATTAACTCTTTCATAAATCTTTCCCATTTTTCTTTAAAACGATATTCGTTAGAAACAAACAGTCGTTTTTCAATCTTAGCTCGGTTCGACCGGAGAATCGCCTATCGGCCCGTTACAATATTTAACATATGAGATCGGTATGTTACACGCCCCCTATCTTCTCAGTTAAATCCATACAGGCAGAAACGATCAACGCTGCCGTGGGATTCTGTCCCTTGGGGCTGGCTCAAATCTAATTGAAGTCTGCCTCAGGCAGACCGTACGTTCATTTCCAGATAGGTTTGTTAAGTATTGTAACGGGCCGATAGGCGATTCTCCGGTCGAACCTTAGGTTTCATGCATCGTTGTGCCCAGCCGGGCATGAAAATTTATGGCGATTTATTCTTTGGGCTTCTAAAAATTTCGTATGGTGATCGGGTAATTATTGCTTCGGTTTTCAGACCGAAAAAAGGTTTTTCCTCGCTCACAGGGTGCAGATAGCAAATTATTAAGTTTTAGTAAACTTGTTTTAGCCGATATTTCATGATAGGCGCGCCTGTCTAACAAAATCAGTTTTAACCCATGGTACATATCTATAAAATATTATTTTTAAAATGTGTAACGTGGTTAATATTGACAGCCAAGCGACTATTTATTACAAAAATGTATGATTACATCCAAAGGCCAAAACCCTGCACAGAAGTGGGAATAAATGCATAAAATAAGACGGATAGAAGAAATTACCCTGCTGTATGAGATTAGCAAGGCCCTGAATGAACATCTCGACCTGCGAAAATCCTTGTACAAGGTTTTGGAGATACTGTCCAGCTCCATGAATATGGTTAGGGGAACCATAACCATTTTGAATCCCTTAAGAAACGAGATAAACATCGAGGTAGCGCATGGCATTTCCAAAAGTGCTATGTCCAAGGTAAAATATAAACTCGGAGAGGGAATTACCGGCCGGGTGATTGAAACCGGAAAAGGGGTCGCCATTCCAAAAATAAGCGATGAACCGCTGTTTCTTGACAGAACTGCATCCAGAAAGGCCGTACCGATTGAAGAATTCTCTTTTATTTGTGTGCCGGTGAAAAAGGGAAAACAGGTGATTGGAGCATTGAGCGTAGACAGGCCTTTTGATGAATCCTACCTGCTGAAAGAGGGGAAAAAACTTCTCTCAGTTGTGGCCACCATGATCGCCCAGCATGTGATTAACATTGAAACCATCCGCCTGGAAAAAAAGCAGTTAAGAGAAGAGAATAGAAAGCTCAGGGAAGAACTGGAGAATAAATACAGTATCACCAATATTATCGGCAACAGCAATAAAATGCGCGAGGTCTATCAGATGATCTCCCAGGTTTCCAAGAGTAATGCCACCGTGCTTATTCGAGGGGAAAGCGGAACAGGAAAAGAACTCACCGCTAACTCCATCCATTACAGCAGCAACCGGGCAAAGAATGCTTTTATTAAGGTCAACTGCGTGTCTTTGCCGGAAAATTTGATTGAAAGCGAGCTTTTTGGTCATGAAAAAGGGGCTTTTACCGGTGCAATTAAAAAGAAGTTGGGAAAATTTGAGCTGGCACACATGGGAACCATTCTCTTAGATGAAATCGGTTCCATCAGTCTTGATGTACAGGTTAAATTGCTTCGTGTCTTACAGGAAAAAGAATTCGAGCGGGTCGGTGGTCATCAAACCATTAAAGTGAATGTTCGCGTGGTTGCCGCCACCAACAAAAACCTTGAACAGGCTGTGGAAGATGAAAGTTTCCGGGGCGACCTGTATTACCGGTTGAATGTTTTTCCAATTTACATGCCTCCCTTAAGAGAGCGCAAGACCGACATTCTGCTTCTGGCCGACTATTTTCTTGAGAAATATGCCAAAGAAAACCACAAGGACATCAGAAGGTTTTCCACGCCGGCCATAGACATGCTGATGGAATACCACTGGCCGGGAAATGTAAGAGAGCTGGAAAATTGCATTGAACGGGCGGTGCTACTATGCGAGGGGGGCGTCATCCACAGCTATCACCTTCCACCTACGCTGCAAACGGGCATGGAATCAGATACATTGCCAGCCTTATCCATAGAAGATGCGGTAGCAAACCTTGAAAAGGAGATGCTCATAGACGCACTCAAAAATACTC from Thermodesulfobacteriota bacterium encodes the following:
- a CDS encoding sigma 54-interacting transcriptional regulator, with protein sequence MRRIEEITLLYEISKALNEHLDLRKSLYKVLEILSSSMNMVRGTITILNPLRNEINIEVAHGISKSAMSKVKYKLGEGITGRVIETGKGVAIPKISDEPLFLDRTASRKAVPIEEFSFICVPVKKGKQVIGALSVDRPFDESYLLKEGKKLLSVVATMIAQHVINIETIRLEKKQLREENRKLREELENKYSITNIIGNSNKMREVYQMISQVSKSNATVLIRGESGTGKELTANSIHYSSNRAKNAFIKVNCVSLPENLIESELFGHEKGAFTGAIKKKLGKFELAHMGTILLDEIGSISLDVQVKLLRVLQEKEFERVGGHQTIKVNVRVVAATNKNLEQAVEDESFRGDLYYRLNVFPIYMPPLRERKTDILLLADYFLEKYAKENHKDIRRFSTPAIDMLMEYHWPGNVRELENCIERAVLLCEGGVIHSYHLPPTLQTGMESDTLPALSIEDAVANLEKEMLIDALKNTRGNITAAAKILRTTVRKFSYKAEKYHIDYRNYR
- a CDS encoding ATP-binding protein encodes the protein MKELIVISGKGGTGKTSLMAAFASLAKNKVLCDADVDAADLHLIMSPEVVKQADFQSGYTADIDREKCTECDLCRELCRWNAIDEDYVVNPIECEGCGVCVYFCPEKAINFQLNTCGQWFISDTRFGPMVHARLGIAEENSGKLVTLVRQEARKLGEEKNLDLILTDGPPGVGCPVIASIGGASAVLIVTEPTVSGKHDMERVVELAAFFKVPAMVCVNKFDLNSELTESIKKFSKERKLMWLGCIPFDPVFTQAMVQAETIFEYQPNSATSQAIKGIWEKAANEIGL